One window of the Mitsuaria sp. 7 genome contains the following:
- a CDS encoding Ppx/GppA phosphatase family protein produces the protein MTQAQVPLILAAIDMGSNSFRLELAQLHHGQYRRLDYLKETVRLGAGLDAMSMLTEEATERGLACLRRFAERLSGLPGRQVRAVATQTLREARNRNAFLARAQEVLGHPIEVISGREEARLIYAGVARLQTAEDPRLVIDIGGRSTEMILGRGPQPVSAESFQIGSVSLSMRFFPDGRFTAEAFRAAQVAAGAELEEAITEFSRQSAQPRWKQALGSSGTVGAVSQILAASGVSPDGSITLDGLRWCIEQCLVAGRVDALKLPGLKEDRRAVVGGGLCILYTLLTHFDIERLYPAKGALRQGVIFDLAERLDPSLLAAGRDMREQSVIELQHRFAVDRDQAGRVQSLAQRLHAQLSPKAEEEHRRELGWAAALHEIGMMVSHHDHHRHSAYLLSHVDAPGFSQNQLRRLGDLALGQRGGLRKLEEQLQEEPMVWQLLALRLAAIKCHARTNVDAADIKIRREGMDVTIEMRKGWADTHPRAHFLLREELDAWAKVGKVQLALEA, from the coding sequence ATGACGCAAGCGCAAGTTCCCCTGATCCTGGCCGCCATCGACATGGGCTCCAACAGCTTCCGTCTGGAACTCGCCCAGTTGCATCACGGGCAGTACCGCCGCCTGGATTACCTGAAGGAAACGGTGCGCCTGGGCGCCGGCCTGGATGCGATGAGCATGCTGACCGAAGAGGCCACCGAGCGCGGCCTCGCCTGCCTGCGCCGCTTCGCGGAACGTCTGTCGGGACTGCCCGGCCGCCAGGTGCGCGCGGTCGCCACGCAGACGCTGCGCGAGGCGCGCAACCGCAACGCCTTCCTGGCGCGGGCGCAGGAGGTGCTGGGCCATCCGATCGAAGTGATCTCCGGCCGCGAGGAGGCCCGCCTCATCTACGCCGGCGTGGCCCGGCTGCAGACGGCCGAGGACCCGCGCCTGGTGATCGACATCGGCGGCCGCTCCACCGAGATGATCCTCGGCCGCGGTCCGCAGCCGGTCAGCGCCGAATCCTTCCAGATCGGCAGCGTCAGCCTGTCGATGCGCTTCTTCCCCGACGGCCGCTTCACGGCCGAAGCCTTCCGCGCCGCGCAGGTCGCCGCGGGCGCCGAGCTCGAGGAAGCCATCACCGAGTTCTCCCGCCAGTCGGCCCAACCGCGCTGGAAGCAGGCGCTGGGCTCGTCCGGCACCGTGGGCGCGGTCTCGCAGATCCTGGCCGCCAGCGGCGTGAGCCCGGATGGCTCCATCACCCTCGACGGCCTGCGCTGGTGCATCGAGCAGTGCCTGGTCGCGGGCCGCGTCGACGCACTCAAGCTCCCCGGCCTGAAGGAAGATCGCCGCGCCGTCGTCGGCGGCGGCCTGTGCATCCTCTACACGCTGCTCACGCACTTCGACATCGAGCGCCTCTACCCCGCCAAGGGCGCCCTGCGCCAAGGGGTGATCTTCGACCTCGCGGAGCGCCTGGACCCGAGCCTGCTCGCCGCCGGCCGCGACATGCGCGAACAGTCCGTCATCGAGCTCCAGCACCGCTTCGCCGTCGATCGCGACCAGGCCGGCCGCGTGCAGTCGCTGGCGCAGCGCCTGCACGCGCAGCTGTCGCCCAAGGCCGAGGAAGAACATCGCCGCGAACTCGGGTGGGCCGCGGCCCTGCATGAGATCGGCATGATGGTCTCCCATCACGACCACCATCGCCACAGCGCCTACCTGCTGTCGCATGTCGATGCGCCGGGCTTCTCGCAGAACCAGCTGCGCCGCCTCGGCGACCTCGCGCTCGGTCAGCGCGGCGGGCTGCGCAAGCTGGAAGAACAGCTGCAGGAAGAACCCATGGTCTGGCAGCTGCTCGCGCTACGGCTCGCAGCCATCAAATGCCACGCACGCACGAACGTCGACGCGGCCGACATCAAGATCCGACGCGAAGGCATGGACGTCACCATCGAGATGCGCAAGGGCTGGGCCGATACCCACCCGCGGGCGCACTTCCTGCTCCGGGAGGAGCTGGACGCCTGGGCGAAGGTCGGGAAGGTGCAGCTGGCGCTGGAGGCCTGA
- a CDS encoding UDP-2,3-diacylglucosamine diphosphatase, whose translation MHGGGLSGVRSSSFHPASATCGAMLTDTFMAAALSNEPPVAGAAEPDEGGSIRVRTVWISDLHLGTPGCQARALLEFLREVECEQLFLVGDIVDGWQLRRSWYWPQEHNDVVQKLLRKARKGTRVIYVPGNHDEFARKYLQHSFGGIEVAHEWIHETADGRKFWVTHGDLFDGVIQHAKWLAHLGDTLYEFTLKLNRHLNSLRARLGLPYWSLSKYLKLKVKRAVSFIGEFEQALAREARKRGVQGVVCGHIHHAELRDIDGITYANDGDWVESLTALVEHPDGHLEILDWAERQRQIAAQGTADALAAAMRQPA comes from the coding sequence ATGCATGGCGGGGGATTATCGGGGGTCCGGTCATCAAGCTTTCATCCGGCGTCGGCAACCTGTGGGGCCATGCTGACCGACACCTTCATGGCCGCCGCGCTTTCGAACGAACCGCCCGTGGCCGGGGCGGCGGAACCCGACGAGGGCGGTTCGATCCGTGTGCGGACGGTGTGGATCTCCGATCTGCACCTGGGCACGCCGGGCTGTCAGGCGAGGGCGCTCCTCGAGTTCCTGCGGGAAGTCGAGTGCGAGCAGCTCTTCCTCGTCGGCGACATCGTCGACGGCTGGCAGCTGCGGCGCAGCTGGTACTGGCCGCAGGAGCACAACGACGTCGTCCAGAAGCTGCTGCGCAAGGCGCGCAAGGGCACCCGCGTGATCTACGTGCCGGGCAACCACGACGAATTCGCGCGCAAGTACCTGCAGCACAGCTTCGGGGGCATCGAGGTCGCGCACGAGTGGATCCACGAGACCGCCGACGGCCGCAAGTTCTGGGTCACGCACGGCGACCTCTTCGACGGCGTCATCCAGCATGCCAAGTGGCTGGCCCACCTCGGCGACACGCTGTATGAGTTCACGCTGAAGCTGAACCGCCACCTCAACTCGCTGCGCGCGCGCCTGGGCCTGCCGTACTGGAGCCTGAGCAAGTACCTGAAGCTCAAGGTCAAGCGCGCCGTGTCGTTCATCGGCGAGTTCGAGCAGGCGCTGGCCCGGGAGGCCCGCAAGCGCGGCGTGCAGGGCGTCGTCTGCGGCCACATCCACCACGCGGAGCTGCGCGACATCGACGGCATCACCTACGCCAACGACGGCGACTGGGTCGAGAGCCTCACCGCGCTGGTCGAGCATCCGGACGGCCACCTCGAGATCCTGGACTGGGCCGAGCGCCAGCGCCAGATCGCGGCTCAGGGGACGGCCGATGCGCTGGCCGCCGCGATGCGCCAGCCGGCCTGA
- a CDS encoding DMT family transporter, which produces MSAPLLMVLATLLFATMGVCVKLASAYYGAGEIVMYRGLVGTLFLFALSRAKGLSLKTAVPAMHFWRSLSGVIALSLWFFAISKLPLATAMTLNYMSSVWMALFLIGGAVLMGAAKVDPRLIITVLLGFVGVGLVLQPAMEDQQVWHGLAGLASGMLSAMAYLQVTSLGRAGEPEFRIVFYFSMGGVVAGALTTIVSHGGWHGHTWTGAALLLAVGVLATAAQLLMTRAYGTGKPLVNASLQYLGIVFSALYGVLIFGDLLGLLSWLGILLIVVAGLGATLLRARNTPKDAQHSVQES; this is translated from the coding sequence ATGTCTGCACCCCTTCTGATGGTCCTGGCGACGCTGCTGTTCGCCACCATGGGTGTCTGCGTCAAGTTGGCTTCGGCCTACTACGGCGCGGGCGAGATCGTCATGTACCGCGGCCTGGTCGGCACGCTGTTCCTGTTCGCGCTGTCGCGCGCCAAGGGGCTGTCGCTGAAGACCGCCGTGCCGGCGATGCACTTCTGGCGCAGCCTGTCGGGGGTGATCGCGCTGTCGCTGTGGTTCTTCGCGATCAGCAAGCTGCCGCTCGCGACGGCGATGACGCTGAACTACATGTCCTCGGTGTGGATGGCGCTGTTCCTGATCGGCGGCGCGGTGCTCATGGGCGCGGCCAAGGTCGATCCGCGGCTGATCATCACCGTGCTGCTGGGCTTCGTCGGCGTCGGGCTGGTGCTGCAGCCCGCGATGGAGGACCAGCAGGTCTGGCACGGCCTGGCCGGGCTGGCCTCGGGGATGCTGTCGGCGATGGCCTACCTGCAGGTGACCTCGCTGGGCCGCGCGGGGGAACCGGAGTTCCGCATCGTCTTCTACTTCTCGATGGGCGGCGTGGTCGCGGGCGCGCTGACGACGATCGTGTCGCACGGCGGCTGGCACGGCCACACCTGGACGGGCGCGGCGCTGCTGCTGGCCGTCGGCGTCCTGGCCACCGCCGCCCAGTTGCTGATGACGCGCGCCTACGGCACCGGCAAGCCGCTGGTGAACGCATCGCTGCAGTACCTGGGCATCGTGTTCTCGGCGTTGTATGGTGTGCTGATCTTCGGTGACCTGCTGGGCCTGCTCTCGTGGCTCGGCATCCTGCTGATCGTCGTCGCGGGCCTGGGGGCGACGCTGCTGCGCGCCCGGAACACGCCCAAGGACGCCCAGCATTCTGTCCAGGAATCTTGA
- a CDS encoding dienelactone hydrolase family protein: MTNSDSRAEGAAGVSPELADAIRDDIDALTPGRAFSRRAFVGTAVGSGFAAAVLPVSAQTITTDTQGLDAGPVSIPVGDFKMPAYVAQPAGKKNAHVVLVISEIFGVHEHIADVARRFAKLGYLAIAPDLFARQGNATVYSDIAKLQTEIIQRTPDAQVMNDLDAAVAWAKQQGGDTSKLAITGFCWGGRIVWLYSAHSKAVKAGVAWYGRLQGQTSAMTPKHPIDVVGQLNAPVLGLYGAQDNGIPVATVAAMQEALKQGSAAAKASEFVVYPDTGHAFHADYRPSYKPEPAKDGWARCQAWFKQHGV, from the coding sequence ATGACGAATTCCGATTCCCGCGCCGAGGGCGCCGCCGGCGTGTCCCCTGAACTGGCCGACGCGATCCGCGACGACATCGACGCGCTGACGCCGGGCCGGGCCTTCAGCCGCCGGGCGTTCGTCGGCACGGCGGTGGGCAGCGGGTTCGCGGCGGCGGTGCTGCCCGTCTCGGCGCAGACGATCACCACCGACACGCAAGGCCTGGATGCGGGGCCGGTGTCCATCCCGGTCGGCGACTTCAAGATGCCGGCGTACGTCGCCCAGCCGGCGGGCAAGAAGAACGCCCACGTGGTGCTGGTGATCAGCGAGATCTTCGGCGTGCACGAGCACATCGCCGACGTGGCGCGGCGCTTCGCGAAGCTGGGCTATCTGGCGATCGCGCCCGACCTGTTCGCGCGCCAGGGCAACGCCACCGTGTATTCGGACATCGCCAAGCTGCAGACCGAGATCATCCAGCGCACGCCTGACGCGCAGGTCATGAACGACCTGGACGCCGCCGTCGCCTGGGCGAAGCAGCAGGGCGGCGACACCTCGAAGCTGGCGATCACCGGTTTCTGCTGGGGTGGCCGCATCGTGTGGCTGTACTCGGCGCACAGCAAGGCCGTGAAGGCCGGCGTGGCGTGGTACGGCCGCCTGCAGGGGCAGACCAGCGCCATGACGCCGAAGCATCCGATCGACGTCGTCGGCCAACTGAATGCGCCGGTGCTGGGCCTGTACGGCGCGCAGGACAACGGCATCCCGGTGGCGACGGTCGCTGCGATGCAGGAGGCACTCAAGCAGGGCAGCGCCGCCGCCAAGGCGAGCGAGTTCGTCGTCTACCCCGACACCGGCCACGCCTTCCACGCCGACTACCGCCCCAGCTACAAGCCCGAGCCCGCCAAGGATGGCTGGGCTCGGTGCCAGGCCTGGTTCAAGCAGCACGGCGTCTGA
- the ppk1 gene encoding polyphosphate kinase 1, with protein MTLPDVPLLNRENAILEFNRRVLAQAQRVDVPLLERLRYICIVSSNLDEFFEVRFADMLDVQRDGSGLVTPRDVERVGRAAHDLIDEQYAIFNDQVMPALREHNIQILNHADRTDEIRAWVAKFFEREVRPLLVPVGLDPAHPFPQVGNKSLHFIARLSGKDALGRDNRIAIVKVPRVLPRVIKVPSVISGGKQSFVLLTSVIRAHLEELFPGRHVEAFSQFRVTRDSDLEVDEEEIANLRHALRSGLTTRHFGRAVRLEVVNTCPEELSRFLLQQFDLPEAALYRVNGPVNLVRLNELIDQTDADDLRFQPYEPSWPKGRLPRGKSIFDKLRTKGDVMLHHPFESFDPVVQLLREAVEDPDVLAIKQTIYRTGSQSVLADLLIEAARRGKEVLAVVELKARFDEEANINWAERLEAVGAQVVYGIVGLKTHAKLMLITRREGGKLRRYGHLSTGNYNPKTARFYTDLGYLTADAEITADMDLVFSQLASLSKFKAPKKLLLAPFNLHRTMCELLTQVEEAASRGETARVVLKINALTDAELINGLIRAGKAGAKIDLIVRGACMLPPGLPGETDNILVRSVVGRFLEHSRIFYFRWGKDEQEALYLSSADWMARNMLRRIEVAWPITDAKLRQRVIDEGLTPYLYDSLDAWQLGPDGTSQRIGTEDDPNSVCAQQALMRLYREDL; from the coding sequence ATGACTCTGCCTGACGTCCCGCTGCTCAACCGCGAAAACGCGATCCTCGAGTTCAACCGGCGCGTCCTGGCCCAGGCCCAGCGCGTCGACGTGCCGCTGCTGGAGCGGCTGCGCTACATCTGCATCGTGTCCAGCAACCTCGACGAGTTCTTCGAGGTGCGTTTCGCCGACATGCTGGACGTGCAGCGCGACGGCAGCGGGCTGGTGACGCCGCGCGACGTCGAGCGGGTCGGCCGCGCCGCCCACGACCTGATCGACGAGCAGTACGCGATCTTCAACGACCAGGTCATGCCCGCGCTGCGCGAGCACAACATCCAGATCCTGAACCACGCCGACCGCACCGACGAGATCCGCGCGTGGGTCGCCAAGTTCTTCGAGCGCGAGGTGCGTCCGCTGCTGGTCCCCGTGGGCCTGGACCCGGCGCATCCGTTCCCGCAGGTCGGCAACAAGTCGCTGCACTTCATTGCCCGGCTGTCGGGCAAGGACGCGCTCGGCCGCGACAACCGCATCGCCATCGTCAAGGTGCCGCGCGTGCTGCCGCGCGTGATCAAGGTGCCGTCGGTCATCAGCGGCGGCAAGCAGAGCTTCGTGCTGCTGACCAGCGTCATCCGCGCCCACCTGGAAGAGCTGTTCCCGGGGCGGCATGTCGAGGCCTTCTCGCAGTTCCGCGTCACGCGCGACTCGGACCTCGAAGTCGACGAGGAGGAGATCGCCAACCTGCGCCACGCGCTGCGCTCCGGCCTGACGACCCGCCACTTCGGACGCGCGGTGCGGCTGGAGGTGGTCAACACCTGCCCCGAGGAGCTCTCGCGTTTCCTGCTCCAGCAGTTCGATCTGCCGGAGGCGGCGCTGTATCGCGTCAACGGGCCGGTGAACCTCGTGCGCCTGAACGAGCTGATCGACCAGACCGACGCCGACGACCTGCGCTTCCAGCCCTATGAGCCGAGCTGGCCCAAGGGCCGGCTGCCGCGCGGCAAGTCCATCTTCGACAAGCTGCGGACCAAGGGCGACGTGATGCTGCATCACCCGTTCGAGAGCTTCGATCCGGTGGTGCAGCTGCTGCGCGAGGCGGTCGAGGATCCGGACGTGCTCGCGATCAAGCAGACGATCTACCGCACCGGCAGCCAGTCGGTACTGGCGGACCTGCTGATCGAGGCGGCGCGCCGCGGCAAGGAAGTGCTGGCGGTGGTCGAGCTCAAGGCGCGTTTCGACGAGGAGGCCAACATCAACTGGGCGGAGCGGCTGGAGGCTGTCGGCGCGCAGGTGGTGTACGGCATCGTCGGCCTGAAGACACATGCGAAGCTGATGCTGATCACGCGCCGCGAGGGCGGGAAGCTGCGTCGCTACGGGCATCTGTCCACGGGCAACTACAACCCCAAGACGGCGCGCTTCTACACCGACCTCGGGTATCTGACGGCCGACGCCGAGATCACGGCTGACATGGACCTGGTGTTCAGCCAGCTGGCGTCGCTGTCGAAGTTCAAGGCGCCGAAGAAGCTGCTGCTCGCGCCGTTCAACCTGCACCGCACGATGTGCGAGCTGCTGACGCAGGTCGAGGAGGCGGCCAGTCGCGGCGAGACCGCGCGCGTGGTGCTGAAGATCAATGCGTTGACCGATGCCGAGCTGATCAACGGCCTGATCCGCGCGGGCAAGGCTGGCGCGAAGATCGACCTGATCGTGCGCGGTGCCTGCATGCTGCCGCCGGGGTTGCCGGGCGAGACGGACAACATCCTGGTGCGCTCGGTGGTCGGTCGATTCCTCGAGCACTCGCGGATCTTCTATTTCCGCTGGGGCAAGGACGAGCAGGAGGCGCTGTATCTGTCGAGCGCTGACTGGATGGCGCGCAACATGCTCAGACGCATTGAAGTGGCGTGGCCGATCACCGACGCGAAGCTGCGTCAGCGCGTGATCGACGAGGGCCTGACGCCCTATCTGTACGACAGCCTGGACGCGTGGCAACTGGGCCCGGACGGCACCTCGCAGCGCATCGGCACGGAAGACGACCCGAACAGCGTCTGCGCACAGCAGGCCCTGATGCGGCTCTACCGCGAAGACCTCTGA
- the recJ gene encoding single-stranded-DNA-specific exonuclease RecJ, with amino-acid sequence MSSPRILTRDVPPDSAHALQEAGFSPLLSRLFAARGVLSRDELDPDLKHLLPPEGPLGMLGIDKAAVLLADAITAGDRICIVADYDCDGATACAVMLRGLALLGAQPGTVSYVVPDRAVHGYGLTPTIVELAMKHEPKLLVTVDNGIASHAGVAFARALGLKVLVTDHHLPAVTADGQPTVPDADALVNPNQPGCPFPGKSLAGVGVAFYVLTVLRGELRRRGAFGAPGDGVPPRLDGLLDLVALGTVADVVRLDANNRRLVAQGLRRMRAGRMQPGVQALFTAASRDSSRANSFDLGFALGPRINAAGRLDDMTLGITCLTTDDSEQALALARELDRINRERREIEAGMQEQALALLERLMTDPRLNGAPPPALALFDADFHEGVVGIVASRIKDRLHRPVFVFAEGADGQLKGSGRSIPGFHLRDALDLVSKRHPELLKKFGGHAMAAGCTLGPGGVDAFRTAFEDVAREWLDEASLTRTLRTDGPLPPEAFCAETVQELEAQVWGQAFEAPLFCDRVQVVNQRIVGERHLKLRLRQGAWIRDAIWFGHTEQLPEQVTLAYRLSLDEFQGQQRVQMVVEAMAE; translated from the coding sequence GTGAGCAGTCCCCGCATCCTGACCCGCGACGTCCCGCCGGACTCCGCCCACGCGCTGCAGGAGGCGGGCTTCTCGCCGCTGCTGTCGCGGCTCTTCGCGGCGCGGGGCGTGCTGTCGCGCGACGAGCTAGATCCGGACCTGAAGCACCTGCTCCCGCCCGAAGGCCCGCTGGGGATGCTCGGCATCGACAAGGCTGCGGTGCTGCTGGCCGACGCGATCACCGCGGGCGATCGCATCTGCATCGTGGCGGACTACGACTGCGACGGCGCCACCGCCTGCGCGGTGATGCTGCGCGGCCTGGCGCTGCTCGGCGCGCAGCCGGGCACGGTCAGCTACGTCGTGCCCGACCGCGCGGTGCACGGCTACGGCCTGACGCCGACGATCGTCGAGCTGGCGATGAAGCATGAGCCGAAGCTGCTCGTGACCGTGGACAACGGCATCGCCAGCCATGCCGGCGTGGCCTTCGCGCGCGCACTCGGACTGAAGGTCCTCGTCACCGACCATCACCTTCCCGCGGTCACCGCCGACGGTCAGCCGACGGTGCCCGACGCCGATGCGCTGGTGAATCCCAACCAGCCCGGCTGCCCCTTCCCCGGCAAGAGCCTGGCCGGTGTCGGCGTCGCGTTCTACGTGCTGACGGTGCTGCGCGGGGAACTGCGCCGCCGCGGCGCCTTCGGCGCCCCGGGTGATGGCGTGCCGCCGCGCCTCGACGGCCTGCTCGACCTCGTCGCGCTGGGCACCGTCGCCGACGTGGTGCGGCTCGACGCCAACAACCGTCGCCTGGTGGCGCAAGGCCTGCGCCGGATGCGCGCCGGCCGCATGCAGCCGGGCGTGCAGGCGCTCTTCACCGCGGCGAGCCGCGACTCGTCGCGCGCCAACAGTTTCGACCTCGGCTTCGCGCTCGGTCCGCGCATCAACGCCGCCGGCCGCCTGGACGACATGACGCTGGGCATCACCTGCCTGACGACGGACGACAGCGAGCAGGCGCTGGCCCTGGCGCGCGAGCTCGACCGCATCAACCGCGAGCGTCGCGAGATCGAAGCCGGCATGCAGGAGCAGGCGCTCGCGCTGCTCGAACGCCTGATGACGGACCCGCGCCTGAACGGCGCGCCGCCGCCCGCGCTCGCGCTGTTCGACGCCGATTTCCACGAAGGCGTCGTCGGCATCGTGGCCTCGCGGATCAAGGACCGGCTGCACCGCCCGGTCTTCGTCTTCGCCGAGGGCGCGGACGGGCAGCTCAAGGGCTCGGGCCGCTCGATCCCCGGCTTCCACCTGCGCGATGCGCTGGACCTGGTCTCCAAGCGCCATCCGGAACTCCTGAAGAAATTCGGCGGCCACGCGATGGCGGCGGGATGCACGCTGGGGCCGGGCGGCGTCGACGCCTTCCGCACCGCCTTCGAGGACGTCGCGCGGGAATGGCTGGACGAGGCCTCGCTCACCCGCACGCTGCGCACCGACGGCCCCTTGCCGCCGGAAGCCTTCTGCGCCGAAACGGTCCAGGAGCTGGAAGCCCAGGTCTGGGGCCAGGCCTTCGAGGCGCCGCTGTTCTGCGACCGTGTGCAGGTCGTGAACCAGCGCATCGTCGGCGAG
- a CDS encoding universal stress protein, translating into MFQRILIPTDGSDITAKAIDTAIKLAKFHDARLFAISVKEPFPYSAVSEMQPTPPQEFFDAQERIAQERLTQVLALARAQGLEIEAHSVEALHPWEAIIEHAKRVNADLLVMATHGRRGLQALLLGSETQKVLTHCAFPVLVVHGEGAPQ; encoded by the coding sequence ATGTTCCAGCGCATCCTGATTCCCACCGACGGTTCCGACATCACCGCCAAGGCGATAGACACCGCCATCAAGCTGGCGAAGTTCCACGACGCCCGGCTGTTCGCCATCAGCGTCAAGGAGCCCTTCCCCTACAGCGCCGTATCGGAGATGCAGCCGACGCCGCCGCAGGAATTCTTCGACGCCCAGGAGCGCATCGCGCAGGAGCGCCTGACGCAGGTGCTCGCGCTGGCGCGGGCCCAGGGCCTGGAGATCGAGGCCCACAGCGTGGAGGCACTCCACCCCTGGGAAGCCATCATCGAACACGCCAAGCGCGTCAACGCCGACCTGCTGGTGATGGCCACGCACGGCCGGCGCGGGCTGCAGGCGCTGCTGCTGGGCAGCGAGACGCAGAAGGTGCTGACGCACTGCGCCTTCCCGGTGCTGGTGGTGCACGGCGAAGGCGCGCCGCAGTAG
- a CDS encoding sulfurtransferase, which translates to MTTPATPHPVSPSTSPETPPAGSGLDGLVTVEQLQALMGSSTPPLIVDVRFDLADTAAGERAYAAGHVPGAFYLNLDRDLSGPKQDAFGAFRGRHPLPEREAFAARLRELGMTPGRQLVAYDAADGMYAARVWWMLRWLGHAQVAVLDGGFAAWQQAGAAVTTDVPASASTPSTTFQPGTPLEAPWSAQELLAGLGRVRLIDARAGERFRGEVEPLDTQAGHIPGATNRFFKSNLTPEGRFKPAAQLREEFAVLLGPQGAAGTVHQCGSGVTACHNLLAMHHAGLPGSRLYPGSWSEWSANPRFPLAKG; encoded by the coding sequence ATGACGACGCCAGCGACGCCCCACCCGGTTTCTCCCTCGACATCCCCCGAGACTCCCCCCGCCGGGTCAGGTCTTGACGGTCTGGTCACGGTCGAACAGCTGCAGGCGCTGATGGGCTCGTCGACACCGCCGCTGATCGTCGACGTCCGCTTCGACCTGGCCGACACCGCGGCCGGCGAGCGCGCCTACGCGGCCGGCCATGTGCCCGGCGCGTTCTACTTGAATCTCGACCGCGACCTCAGCGGCCCGAAGCAGGATGCCTTCGGCGCTTTCCGCGGCCGCCACCCCTTGCCGGAACGCGAGGCTTTCGCCGCGCGGCTGCGGGAACTCGGCATGACGCCGGGCCGGCAGCTCGTCGCCTACGACGCGGCCGACGGCATGTACGCGGCCCGCGTGTGGTGGATGCTGCGCTGGCTGGGCCATGCGCAGGTGGCGGTGCTGGACGGCGGATTCGCTGCCTGGCAGCAGGCCGGCGCCGCGGTGACGACGGACGTCCCCGCCAGCGCTTCGACCCCCTCCACCACCTTCCAGCCTGGCACCCCGCTCGAAGCGCCCTGGTCCGCGCAGGAACTGCTCGCCGGCCTCGGCCGGGTGCGCCTCATCGACGCCCGTGCGGGCGAGCGATTCCGGGGGGAAGTCGAACCGCTGGACACCCAGGCCGGCCACATTCCGGGCGCGACGAACCGGTTCTTCAAGTCCAACCTCACGCCGGAAGGCCGGTTCAAGCCCGCCGCGCAACTGCGCGAGGAATTCGCCGTACTGCTCGGCCCGCAGGGCGCGGCCGGGACGGTGCACCAATGCGGATCCGGCGTGACGGCCTGCCACAACCTGCTGGCGATGCACCATGCCGGCCTGCCGGGCAGCCGGCTCTACCCCGGCTCCTGGAGCGAATGGAGCGCGAACCCGCGCTTCCCGCTCGCGAAGGGCTGA
- a CDS encoding ZIP family metal transporter: MTLTYILLVTFAGGLASVTIAAMLTVGLLSRIVKHLVSLSTGVLLSTALLHVLPEAFESGADPHNLFLALLGGLMFFFLLEKAELYRHTHHHEGDGHHHHHHFDQEQAGRGGLSVLVGDSIHNFCDGIIIAAAFLADHHLGWVTAMAIVAHEIPQEVGDYIVLLNAGFTRKKALFFNAVSGMAAVVGGLVGYYVVGPWQQLFPYLLVAASSSFVYVSVADLIPQLQRRLPWKDTVLQLLWLGVGIVFVLIVVGGKHAH, translated from the coding sequence ATGACCCTGACCTACATCCTGCTGGTGACCTTCGCCGGCGGACTTGCCTCCGTGACGATCGCGGCGATGCTGACGGTCGGCCTGCTGAGCCGCATCGTCAAGCATCTGGTGAGCCTGTCGACCGGCGTGCTGCTGTCGACCGCGCTGCTGCATGTGCTGCCGGAGGCGTTCGAGAGCGGGGCGGATCCGCACAACCTGTTCCTGGCGCTGCTGGGCGGGTTGATGTTCTTCTTCCTGCTGGAGAAGGCCGAGCTGTATCGCCACACGCACCACCATGAGGGGGACGGGCATCACCACCACCACCATTTCGACCAGGAGCAGGCGGGCCGGGGTGGGTTGTCGGTGCTGGTGGGGGATTCGATCCACAACTTCTGCGACGGGATCATCATCGCCGCGGCCTTCCTGGCCGATCACCATCTGGGGTGGGTCACCGCGATGGCGATCGTGGCGCACGAGATCCCGCAGGAAGTCGGCGACTACATCGTGCTGCTGAATGCCGGCTTCACGCGCAAGAAGGCCTTGTTCTTCAATGCGGTGTCGGGGATGGCGGCGGTGGTCGGCGGGCTGGTGGGTTACTACGTCGTGGGTCCGTGGCAGCAGCTGTTCCCCTACCTGCTGGTGGCGGCGTCGAGCAGCTTCGTCTACGTCTCGGTCGCCGACCTGATCCCGCAGCTGCAACGCCGGCTGCCGTGGAAGGACACCGTGCTGCAGCTGCTGTGGCTGGGCGTGGGGATCGTGTTCGTGCTGATCGTCGTGGGCGGCAAGCACGCCCACTGA